The nucleotide sequence tacgtGTTtctgatacttttttttttctctcttctgtgttttatatCTTCTCTGTatatgtttctgtctctttattgtaattttttatctttttggaGTCATTTTGagtctttgtgtctttgttcagTGTCTCTGTGGTCAATTGTCATCTTATTTTCACTGTCTTTGTGGTTGATTTTGTCTCTGAGCTTTTCTTGCGTCTCACTTTGCATCCGTTGAACCTTGTTTAGTCTGTGTCTGACCTTGTTGATGCTTGGCAGGATGGATGGCTCTGCTGCAGAGAGGGGGTCTTCAAACGAGACAGGCCGTTCCTCTTCAGTTAAAGGAGTGGTGGCAACCGGGCTGGTGGGGGTTGTTTTGGATGATGTGGGCCCTGAGGTGGATCCAGGAGAGGGTGGGGTGAAGCCGGGAGACAGCAGGCTGAAGCTGGGGCTTTTTGGAGAGGGAGCCTTGGCCGTGGGAGAGAGAATGAGCTTTGCctaaagaaagagagactgaTGTCAGAGTGCagctctccacacacacagacagagggcAGCAGAGTCCAGTCCTGGACTCACCTGGAGCTTCTCGATCAGACCGGAGTTCCTCTTGATTGTGGTAGGTAGAGAAGTGCCATCTGAAGGctgctgacaaacacacaaaggcacaTTCAGGATATGTGATCATCCTCCATCTTTCTCAACAAACGtcacaggaaacaaaacacgtcttttctttttgtacctTGTACCAATTCTTTTGTCCAACATTAGTGCTGGTCCTTTAAGTAGCATTTAGCACATCTAACATGTTTGAGTTACCAGAATGTGACAAACTGTACACGTAAGGTGCTGAGTAATGAATGTAGGTGGAGCTCTGAGCTCCAGTTGGTTCACGTTGATTCCTTCAATACACACAAGTCAGTGAACAAGCTGAAGCTGATGTTGTGTCCAAACTGGTGAAGTAATCTGGATCCCAAAGTCACCGTCTTAAGGGACATTTTAGTCCTTTGGTCTCACTCTGACTCTGACtagttttatttggtttttattaaatatctgtGGCCATCACACAGCAGTAGGATCCATAGGCTGATGGGTCCAACTCATCCTACATTAACCTACATGTTTTTCTGCACAGTAGAAAGTTGGAGCtgttacacacatttattgtttCTACAAAATTCCAAATGTTGTTTCTTCTAGAGTGTCTCAATATTGTATATGTATAATAACAGAGAGTTGTTAGTTTTGGTCCTTACTGCAGGCATGGAACTGATTTAATCACCaaagtaaatacacaaaaacacattcagccCAGTGATGAAAACACTATTTGTTGTAGTATTTGTGCAgatggaaaatgttaaaaccagaaagtgaaaacaacagGATTCAGATTCTTGTTGCTGATAAAAACCATTGTTTCTCTCTCACCTCCTGCTCATCTACTTGAGGTTGAGGGATCTTTAACGAGCGAGGAGGTCGTCGTCTGACCGGCTTTTCCTGGTGAACCagcaaaaaacacataattacagTATTAAACTACTACTGGTgcgaagaaaagaagaaaagaagtaTTATACAACATATCAAAGGAGAGTTTACTggattcacatgtttaaatgtttaaattactaTTATTCTACTAAGAATCTGTGCACTTCTTCCAGTGAGATGTTACTGTGCACATCTTTGCGTTCGAGGTGCTCAGACACCTGGGAATTCACAGACACATTTGACCTGTCAGTAGGACCAGTCTATGCTCTGGTTAGTTATTGTATCAGCTGGTATACGGCTTAAAATTCCAATCACCGTTTCATTTGCAGGAGCATCGTGTGGAGGAGCGGAGCCTTTAAATCTTCCTGCAAGTTCAGCCACAGAGCGTCGAGATGGAGCCTCCTCCTGGGGGAAGGAAAACACAAAGGTAACTAAAGATGCTGCTGGGATCCAATAAGCAGCTCAGAGAACAGATCACAGGAACccagtgagtatttacagtAGTATGTCTCTGCAGGTAGACTAGACCTGCACCGAGTGCGATAATGCTATAATACTACATCTACTGCTTTACTAACTTATCTTCTGCTGTCACTATTCAGAATGTGCTAGTAGTTTTACTCCAACTGTAATTAATATGCCAAGTAAAATACAGATGATGCTGAAACGCAACATGACTaaaaagaggcaaaaacaaTCCCAAAGATTCAATACTACTGCTGTTTATTGATATTATTCAATACTAAAATATCCAAAGTTGTCAGTTTGGTTTAATTATCACAGTGAATAATCATTTTATCAATGCTGCTGGGTGGCAGTGGTGGCGTCATGGTGTTTTTCCTGTTCAAGCTGCAGCGCTGCCTCCCTGCTGCAGGTTACTTCCTGTGGCAAAGTTGTGACCATGTTAGGAAGGAAACCTGAGCGAGATCATCAGGCAGCTGCTCATTAGAGACTCTGACGCAGCAGGTCACAAGTGTTTCTAACTCCGTTAATCTGACGACAGCAGGCCAAAAcggaaaaataaaacctttttctgAATTTGAGTCTTGCTGCTCCGTGTTTTCACTGTGGTAAAAGGTGAAGGCAGCGTGTTCACTGTGAGGTTTAGAGAAATACTTATGTAAAACCTGCCCTCAACTACTCACCACTTGTAATACAGACACACGTTTTACTGTGGCTACTactcctactactactactgctgctgctgtttcaaatgcatttattgtgaagttgtgttttgaaaactcatgttcatgtttacttactgttactactactactaataatacaGCTACtactttaattaatattaatgctACTACAGCAGCAACTACTGCTACTGTTACTGGTCCTACTACCAGTGAAAATTCTATTAGTGCTACAACTGCTGTTGTTACTGCGACTATTCCCACTATTACTGTTGGACCAATCAGGGCTGCTGCTAGTACTATTAATCCTGTACTACTGCTGTAGATTCTACTGCTACAGTACATCAACTACTGCAACTGCCATGTATGTGACAACTAGTAGTGCAACTGTTACTGCTACGTTACCTCTACAACACTTGCTACAATTCCCACTACTTGCAGTACCAGGGCTACTTCTGTAACTGCTGGTAGTACTACTACTCTTACTTACTACTTACTACTATGCTAATGCTGCTGTTTCCTCTAACAAAATACTTCTGCTAATTACACAAATAAGTATTTTGACTATTACTAAACCAAAAGCTCCTTTTCATGCCATCTCTACTATTACTACTGCAATACTAATAGTACAGTTAGTGCTGCTGCTACTGTTAGTAGATCTACCACTACTGCTGGTTCTAATACTGCAATTACTCTTGATAATTCTACTGCTGCTTCTGCTAATACTATCAACCTTTAGCATGTGGTTTACATCTTTGCTGGCAGTTTATTTCTACTACTCCTACTACTACTGATACTTTTACCCAGTGATATTTGTCATAAATTCCACTGTCGGGTCGATATAACCCTCACTGGTTTACTACCAGTTAAACTCTAACATAAATGACCAGAACTGCAATATTGACACTCAGAACTACATCAGTCCAAACACAAGAGGAcagtatgaacacacacacacacacacacacacacacacagctgttgaCGTGGGACTGATCCACGTCTATTTCAGCTGAAGGTCTTACATTGCTGACATTCATCAGATAATGGAATCGCATTGCctggaggacacacacacacacacacacacacacacattctttccACAGTGTACTCGACCCATCAACTGAAAGCAGAAAGATATGAAACAGCAACCGTtaaaccacttcctgtttctgaggGGATTGTTTTTCAAACTGAAGTTGCTTCCATTCAAACTGTTttacaaacattcaaaaaacGTAGTCAGTTTTAGTTTCTGTAGCAGCAGGATTTATTTAGATCTgtcaaatttgtttatttgttttgtattaataattaCCCTTATCATCAGTTCCTCTACAActacagctcccatgaggcttTGAGGATGCAGTGATGCTCCCCTTCCCATCTCCAGGTTCGCTCTTCGCTTTTAAACCTAATGTGACAAACTAAGAAATGCTTCGTCCCTGATCCTCCTGGGCCTCACAGAGATGTAGGTCGTCACATTGTTCGGAGAGTTCAGGTTAAACTTCAGGTTCTTGGCAAAAAGTTCACTGAACTTGATCAGTAGTTGTGGTAAACGTTAAATATTCTAAATGAAGTATCAGTACATGGCAGTTATGTGTGAGTCCAGCCGATTATGAGGATCCCTGGAGACCTTCCATTCTTAGTGGGTTtgcttttttcagttgttttgtgtctctttgcatcttcagtttgtctttttgtcgGCTTTTCAGCCTTTAAGGGTCTTTGTGGTGCATTTGATCCTCTGTTTATGTGCTTGTtagttgtctctctgtggtctTTACATTGACTTCGCATTTGGCCTGTTCAGAAACCTACCGACTGTGTCCAATATCTGCAGCTCAACTCAACAAAGAATGTGGAtgaaatgagacagagagatgttCAGCATGTTGTTTCTATCTTGAACTAATACAGCATTTCTACAATTCAGTATAATCCAACTCTGAGCTGCTGTTCACCCCTGGGTGTAGTTCTTAGTCAGACATATCAGGAATTTCTTTCTGTCGTATGATTTTTCCCACTTGGTTATGACCATGTGACAAAGGGGATTTTGCATGTTATAAAAAGAAGCTTCAGAATGTAAGAAAGTTTCCTGACAAGCTGCAGCGTTTGTTGAAGGAGCGACAAATGGTGAATAATGTGTTTGATACTGTAGTGACTACGTGTTTACGTCATTATACATTTATCGCCGTGCTGCTGATGTTAATGACTGTGCTGTCAGTGACCTGCAGGACTctgcgcacgcacgcacacacacacacacacacacacacacacacacacacacacacacacacacagcataacaCACTGCAGGTTATTCTAAAgaaataactaaacaaaaatgagtGACACATGTTGAGGAAACTGCCGCATAAGCATTTAGGCTCCATCCAGAGGAAATGTACCTTTCAAGCTCATTTAAGTTGACTGATCAGCATCATGTTTCATGTGCGGGATGGTTTGAATTTTCTGCAGATGTCTGACGTGTTTCTCCTCAAAAGTGTGGTGGGTTTAAGAGCTGTGGGGAATCTGTGTCAACAGGCTTTTCACATGCGTCCATGTGGAATTTGAAAGGCGGAAGTACGACTTTCTAATTAATGGTCAGTCTCATCCACACACTGAACTGAGAGTGAaccagattttttaaattgacaaataGAAAATATTCCGGATATTCAAAATATtatgtcaaacaaaactgcagaaacacaagAATAATAAACAAGCGTCcataaaatattacacacattcaaatgaCACCAAAATTATTCTGATGAAATCTTGTGCAAATTCTGATTTCATCGGTGTCAGCACGCTGTGTTCAGTGTATTTCACAGGTGACATACCAGAACTTCATCAAACAGTTTCCTCCTGTGTGTTTGGCTTCTATAAACTCCCATTAAATCCAAATTgaacaggaaacacacagataacacacacacacacaatgagcagcagcagctgcagtggaGAGAAAAGTTAGAAGTTTTACCTCCATCCTGCCCGTCGAGTGTCAGCGCCCTCGTTTATGTCaagtatgtgagagagagagtgagagcgagCGCAGGCCTGCAGGTTAAATATAGAACCAGAGTCACTACTGTCACATAGTGAGAGAGACAaacatacagagagagaggacgGCTCATGTTCTGTCACATGTTGatcatttc is from Channa argus isolate prfri chromosome 22, Channa argus male v1.0, whole genome shotgun sequence and encodes:
- the dub gene encoding duboraya isoform X3, which codes for MGVYRSQTHRRKLFDEVLEEAPSRRSVAELAGRFKGSAPPHDAPANETEKPVRRRPPRSLKIPQPQVDEQEQPSDGTSLPTTIKRNSGLIEKLQAKLILSPTAKAPSPKSPSFSLLSPGFTPPSPGSTSGPTSSKTTPTSPVATTPLTEEERPVSFEDPLSAAEPSILPSINKNRARHSLRRRPPSRRHRKSSSGDEVSVVNDVVETTLSSLDKPEDKTTAGREGHGGSEEQVGGQVFEKEAETDEVKDEKTDASTCPEQSKDDQSLAEPAEEDEKKKEGEERSIEGQDGSSSERKDEEEEKEEKQETQDKSEDEQKDVSSEEVTNTDGKEEGKNEESSQSSAR